A window from Streptomyces subrutilus encodes these proteins:
- a CDS encoding NUDIX domain-containing protein: MTDRPGTDTPDHRGRTGLDRAGRGLARNPDVVVRDVELTSRGWHVLRRTTFDRRRSDGRWETQQRETYDRGNGAVVLPYDTGRRRVLLTRQFRYPAYVNDHPDGMLVEAAAGLLDADDPPTAVRRESAEELGVALGPLTHVLDAYMSPGSVTERLHFFAAAYTPADRTGTGGGLEEEGEDIEVLELPFAEALAMTRDGRIVDGKTILLLQWAALDGPFAPAPPSTP, from the coding sequence ATGACGGACCGTCCCGGCACCGACACCCCCGACCACCGCGGCCGCACCGGCCTCGACCGCGCCGGACGCGGGCTGGCCCGCAACCCGGACGTCGTCGTCCGCGACGTCGAGCTCACCTCCCGGGGCTGGCACGTCCTGCGCCGCACCACCTTCGACCGCCGCCGCAGCGACGGACGCTGGGAAACCCAGCAGCGCGAGACGTACGACCGCGGCAACGGCGCCGTCGTCCTGCCCTACGACACCGGACGCCGCCGCGTCCTGCTCACCCGCCAGTTCCGCTACCCGGCGTACGTCAACGACCACCCCGACGGCATGCTCGTCGAAGCGGCCGCGGGGCTGCTCGACGCGGACGACCCGCCCACCGCCGTCCGGCGCGAGAGCGCCGAGGAACTGGGCGTCGCCCTCGGCCCGCTCACCCACGTCCTCGACGCCTACATGAGCCCCGGCTCCGTCACCGAACGCCTCCACTTCTTCGCCGCCGCCTACACCCCGGCCGACCGGACCGGCACCGGCGGCGGTCTGGAGGAGGAAGGCGAGGACATCGAGGTCCTCGAACTGCCCTTCGCCGAGGCCCTCGCCATGACACGGGACGGCCGCATCGTCGACGGCAAGACCATCCTGCTCCTCCAATGGGCCGCCCTGGACGGCCCCTTCGCCCCCGCACCGCCCTCCACACCGTGA
- a CDS encoding ABC transporter substrate-binding protein, giving the protein MTTPPPTPVPVPAPAGTSGVRIGALVPLTRPGWVDAGRHLLAGMELAVGEVNDTGGIGGAPLELLVRDTAADPRRAAAAVDELAGLGVAALAGEYHSVVARAVAARADALGVPYLCSSAVLDALTDRPTDRVARLAPPQSRGWHAYADFLLRAGHRRIAVAAQPSVYWSSGIRLLRERLAPHGGTVVELGASTLSPAQVCDGLVAHRATALLLLVGHPEPAVPLVVSVRRDPRLAEILIGAPAGQPEFPSWAALLGADGAGVPFLRYLPERPGPLGARVERALRERLAEAPSFVAFEGYDTIAVLAAALRSHGTDRARIAASWPDAAVEGTRGPIRFTRPPGTRLWQWPDPPVQVADRDPAAPDRFRTLHRD; this is encoded by the coding sequence ATGACCACACCACCACCCACCCCGGTCCCCGTCCCGGCGCCGGCCGGGACATCGGGGGTGCGGATCGGCGCCCTCGTTCCGCTGACCCGCCCCGGCTGGGTCGATGCGGGCCGCCACCTGCTCGCCGGCATGGAGCTGGCCGTCGGCGAGGTCAACGACACCGGCGGAATCGGCGGTGCGCCCCTCGAACTGCTGGTCCGGGACACCGCGGCCGACCCGCGGCGGGCCGCGGCGGCCGTGGACGAACTGGCCGGCCTGGGCGTGGCGGCCCTGGCCGGGGAGTACCACAGCGTGGTCGCCCGCGCCGTCGCCGCCCGGGCCGACGCCCTCGGCGTGCCCTACCTCTGCTCGTCGGCGGTGCTCGACGCGCTCACCGACCGGCCGACGGACCGGGTCGCGCGCCTCGCCCCGCCGCAGTCCCGCGGCTGGCACGCGTACGCGGACTTCCTGCTGCGCGCGGGACACCGCCGCATCGCCGTGGCGGCGCAGCCGAGCGTCTACTGGTCTTCGGGGATCCGCCTGTTGCGCGAGCGCCTCGCACCGCACGGCGGCACCGTCGTCGAACTCGGCGCGAGCACGCTCTCCCCCGCGCAGGTGTGCGACGGGCTCGTCGCCCATCGCGCCACGGCCCTCCTGCTGCTGGTCGGCCACCCGGAGCCGGCCGTGCCGCTCGTCGTCTCCGTCCGCCGCGACCCCCGGCTCGCCGAGATCCTGATCGGTGCTCCGGCCGGCCAGCCGGAGTTCCCCTCGTGGGCGGCGCTGCTGGGCGCCGACGGCGCCGGGGTCCCGTTCCTGCGCTACCTGCCCGAACGCCCGGGCCCGCTCGGCGCACGGGTCGAGCGGGCCCTGCGCGAACGACTGGCCGAGGCACCCTCGTTCGTCGCCTTCGAGGGCTACGACACGATCGCCGTCCTGGCCGCCGCGCTGCGCTCCCACGGCACGGACCGGGCACGCATCGCCGCGTCCTGGCCGGATGCGGCCGTCGAGGGCACCCGCGGCCCGATCCGGTTCACCCGCCCGCCGGGCACCCGGCTGTGGCAATGGCCGGACCCCCCGGTCCAGGTCGCCGACCGCGACCCGGCCGCCCCCGACCGGTTCCGCACCCTCCACCGGGACTGA
- a CDS encoding DUF4406 domain-containing protein: MTDKPLLILIAGPYRSGAGGDPRAMAANLARLEAAAWPVFAAGHLPVIGEWVALPVLRSAGAGPTDPLADRVLYPTADRLLAHCDAVLRLPGDSAGADQDVATARRRGLPVYRDPAEIPRRTPQETA; the protein is encoded by the coding sequence ATGACCGACAAGCCGCTGCTCATCCTGATCGCCGGCCCGTATCGCTCGGGCGCCGGCGGCGACCCGCGGGCCATGGCCGCCAACCTCGCGCGCCTCGAAGCGGCCGCGTGGCCCGTCTTCGCCGCCGGCCACCTCCCCGTGATCGGCGAGTGGGTGGCCCTGCCCGTCCTGCGCTCGGCGGGCGCGGGCCCCACCGACCCCCTCGCCGACCGGGTCCTGTACCCCACGGCCGACCGCCTGCTCGCCCACTGCGACGCGGTACTGCGACTGCCCGGCGACTCCGCCGGGGCCGACCAGGACGTCGCCACCGCCCGGCGCCGCGGCCTGCCCGTCTACCGCGACCCGGCCGAGATCCCCCGCCGCACCCCGCAGGAGACCGCATGA